The following proteins come from a genomic window of Lycium ferocissimum isolate CSIRO_LF1 chromosome 4, AGI_CSIRO_Lferr_CH_V1, whole genome shotgun sequence:
- the LOC132054326 gene encoding uncharacterized protein LOC132054326 produces the protein MWMEVLKDYSITILYHRGKANMVADALSKKSATPGSLDSFIASERSLAINFVVRLPKTLAYELALPPGLSGVHPVFHVFMLKRYHDDCSFIIRWDFVLWDENLSYEEEPIAILDREVRKLRSKEIASVKVQ, from the exons ATGTGGATGGAGGTTCTTAAAGATTATAGTATTACCATCTTGTATCATCGTGGAAAGGCAAATATGGTAGCAGATGCCTTGAGTAAGAAATCAGCTACTCCGGGTAGTTTGGATAGCTTTATTGCGTCTGAGCGTTCATTGGCGATTAATTTTGTTGTTCgtcttccgaagaccttgg CCTATGAGCTGGCTTTGCCTCCAGGtttgtcaggtgttcatccagtgtttcatgtcTTTATGTTGAAGAGATATCATGATGATTGTTCatttatcattcgttgggattttGTCTTATGGGATGAGAATTTgtcttatgaggaagagcctattgctATTTTAGATAGAGAGGTTCGTAAGCTGAGGTCGAAAGAGATAGCGTCAGTGAAGGTTCAGTGA